One stretch of Glycine soja cultivar W05 chromosome 7, ASM419377v2, whole genome shotgun sequence DNA includes these proteins:
- the LOC114417954 gene encoding serine/threonine protein phosphatase 2A 55 kDa regulatory subunit B beta isoform-like isoform X1: MNGGDEVVAAPAGPPQPLEWKFSQVFGERTAGEEVQEVDIISAIEFDKSGDHLATGDRGGRVVLFERTDTKDHHGSRRDLERMDYSISRHPEFRYKTEFQSHEPEFDYLKSLEIEEKINKIKWCQTANGALFLLSTNDKTIKFWKVQEKKVKKVSDMNVDPKAMGNGSIASSSNSSSSKSYLANGVSPDGPYNYLNNDFSFPPEGVPSLRLPLVVTSHETSLVARCRRVYAHAHDYHINSISNNSDGETFISADDLRINLWNLEISNQSFNIVDVKPANMEDLTEVITSAEFHPTHCNTLAYSSSKGSIRLVDLRQSALCDSHAKLFEEQEAPGSRSFFTEIIASISDIKFGKDGRYILSRDYMTLKLWDINMDSGPVATFQVHEYLRPKLCDLYENDSIFDKFECCLSGDGLRVSTGSYSNLFRVFGCVPGSTEAMTLEASKNPMRRQVPTPSRPSRSLGNSITRVVRRGAESASVDANGNSFDFTTKLLHLAWHPTENSIACAAANSLYMYYA, encoded by the exons ATGAACGGTGGTGATGAGGTCGTGGCAGCTCCGGCGGGTCCACCGCAGCCGCTGGAGTGGAAATTCTCGCAGGTTTTCGGGGAACGTACGGCGGGGGAGGAAGTTCAGGAAG TGGATATAATTTCTGCTATTGAATTTGACAAGTCTGGTGATCATCTTGCTACTGGTGATCGTGGTGGTCGAGTAGTTCTCTTTGAGCGGACAGATACAAAAGAT CATCACGGATCAAGAAGGGACTTGGAGAGGATGGACTATTCTATTAGTAGACATCCTGAGTTCCGTTATAAAACAGAGTTTCAGAGTCATGAGCCTGAG TTTGACTATCTTAAGAGTCTGGAAATAGAagagaaaattaacaaaatcaaatggTGCCAAACAGCTAATGGTGCTTTGTTCCTTCTATCCACAAATGATAAAACCATCAAATTTTGGAAG GTTCAAGAAAAGAAGGTCAAGAAAGTTTCTGACATGAATGTTGATCCTAAAGCAATGGGAAATGGCTCTATTGCTAGTTCAAGTAATTCCAGTAGCTCCAAATCATATCTTGCAAATGGAGTATCTCCAGATGGACCTTACAATTATTTAAACAACGATTTCTCATTTCCACCAGAAGGCGTACCTTCTCTAAGATTACCATTGGTA GTAACCAGCCATGAGACCAGTTTGGTGGCTCGATGTCGTAGAGTATATGCCCATGCTCATGATTAtcatattaattctatttcaaATAACAG CGATGGAGAAACTTTCATATCAGCTGATGATTTACGAATAAATCTTTGGAACCTGGAAATTAGCAATCAAAGTTTTAATATTGTTGATGTAAAGCCTGCAAATATGGAGGATCTGACTG AGGTTATAACATCAGCAGAATTTCACCCTACACATTGTAATACATTGGCATATAGCAGCTCAAAGGGTTCAATTCGTCTTGTTGACTTGCGGCAGTCAGCATTATGTGATTCTCATGCCAAACT ATTTGAGGAACAAGAAGCCCCTGGGTCACGATCATTTTTCACAGAGATTATTGCCTCAATCTCAGACATAAAATTTGGGAAGGATGGAAGATATATACTTAGTCGTGATTACATGACCTTAAAG TTATGGGACATCAATATGGATTCTGGTCCAGTTGCAACATTCCAGGTTCACGAGTATTTAAGGCCAAAG CTTTGTGATTTATATGAAAATGATTCAATTTTTGATAAGTTTGAGTGTTGTCTAAGTGGTGATGGATTGCGTGTTTCAACTGGTTCTTACAG CAATCTATTCCGTGTGTTTGGTTGTGTTCCTGGAAGTACTGAGGCTATGACTTTGGAAGCCAGTAAAAATCCAATGAG GCGTCAAGTTCCAACCCCTTCAAGGCCATCTAGATCACTGGGAAACAGTATAACAAGAGTTGTAAGACGTG GAGCAGAAAGTGCCAGTGTCGACGCAAATGggaattcttttgatttcacAACAAAGTTGCTGCACTTAGCATGGCACCCAACTGAGAATTCAATTGCTTGTGCTGCTGCAAATAGCTTATACATGTACTATGCttaa
- the LOC114417954 gene encoding serine/threonine protein phosphatase 2A 55 kDa regulatory subunit B beta isoform-like isoform X2, which translates to MNGGDEVVAAPAGPPQPLEWKFSQVFGERTAGEEVQEVDIISAIEFDKSGDHLATGDRGGRVVLFERTDTKDHHGSRRDLERMDYSISRHPEFRYKTEFQSHEPEFDYLKSLEIEEKINKIKWCQTANGALFLLSTNDKTIKFWKVQEKKVKKVSDMNVDPKAMGNGSIASSSNSSSSKSYLANGVSPDGPYNYLNNDFSFPPEGVPSLRLPLVTSHETSLVARCRRVYAHAHDYHINSISNNSDGETFISADDLRINLWNLEISNQSFNIVDVKPANMEDLTEVITSAEFHPTHCNTLAYSSSKGSIRLVDLRQSALCDSHAKLFEEQEAPGSRSFFTEIIASISDIKFGKDGRYILSRDYMTLKLWDINMDSGPVATFQVHEYLRPKLCDLYENDSIFDKFECCLSGDGLRVSTGSYSNLFRVFGCVPGSTEAMTLEASKNPMRRQVPTPSRPSRSLGNSITRVVRRGAESASVDANGNSFDFTTKLLHLAWHPTENSIACAAANSLYMYYA; encoded by the exons ATGAACGGTGGTGATGAGGTCGTGGCAGCTCCGGCGGGTCCACCGCAGCCGCTGGAGTGGAAATTCTCGCAGGTTTTCGGGGAACGTACGGCGGGGGAGGAAGTTCAGGAAG TGGATATAATTTCTGCTATTGAATTTGACAAGTCTGGTGATCATCTTGCTACTGGTGATCGTGGTGGTCGAGTAGTTCTCTTTGAGCGGACAGATACAAAAGAT CATCACGGATCAAGAAGGGACTTGGAGAGGATGGACTATTCTATTAGTAGACATCCTGAGTTCCGTTATAAAACAGAGTTTCAGAGTCATGAGCCTGAG TTTGACTATCTTAAGAGTCTGGAAATAGAagagaaaattaacaaaatcaaatggTGCCAAACAGCTAATGGTGCTTTGTTCCTTCTATCCACAAATGATAAAACCATCAAATTTTGGAAG GTTCAAGAAAAGAAGGTCAAGAAAGTTTCTGACATGAATGTTGATCCTAAAGCAATGGGAAATGGCTCTATTGCTAGTTCAAGTAATTCCAGTAGCTCCAAATCATATCTTGCAAATGGAGTATCTCCAGATGGACCTTACAATTATTTAAACAACGATTTCTCATTTCCACCAGAAGGCGTACCTTCTCTAAGATTACCATTG GTAACCAGCCATGAGACCAGTTTGGTGGCTCGATGTCGTAGAGTATATGCCCATGCTCATGATTAtcatattaattctatttcaaATAACAG CGATGGAGAAACTTTCATATCAGCTGATGATTTACGAATAAATCTTTGGAACCTGGAAATTAGCAATCAAAGTTTTAATATTGTTGATGTAAAGCCTGCAAATATGGAGGATCTGACTG AGGTTATAACATCAGCAGAATTTCACCCTACACATTGTAATACATTGGCATATAGCAGCTCAAAGGGTTCAATTCGTCTTGTTGACTTGCGGCAGTCAGCATTATGTGATTCTCATGCCAAACT ATTTGAGGAACAAGAAGCCCCTGGGTCACGATCATTTTTCACAGAGATTATTGCCTCAATCTCAGACATAAAATTTGGGAAGGATGGAAGATATATACTTAGTCGTGATTACATGACCTTAAAG TTATGGGACATCAATATGGATTCTGGTCCAGTTGCAACATTCCAGGTTCACGAGTATTTAAGGCCAAAG CTTTGTGATTTATATGAAAATGATTCAATTTTTGATAAGTTTGAGTGTTGTCTAAGTGGTGATGGATTGCGTGTTTCAACTGGTTCTTACAG CAATCTATTCCGTGTGTTTGGTTGTGTTCCTGGAAGTACTGAGGCTATGACTTTGGAAGCCAGTAAAAATCCAATGAG GCGTCAAGTTCCAACCCCTTCAAGGCCATCTAGATCACTGGGAAACAGTATAACAAGAGTTGTAAGACGTG GAGCAGAAAGTGCCAGTGTCGACGCAAATGggaattcttttgatttcacAACAAAGTTGCTGCACTTAGCATGGCACCCAACTGAGAATTCAATTGCTTGTGCTGCTGCAAATAGCTTATACATGTACTATGCttaa
- the LOC114417955 gene encoding dof zinc finger protein DOF3.1-like, with translation MQDPTAFQGVKPPQFPEQEQLKCPRCDSNNTKFCYYNNYNLSQPRHFCKNCRRYWTKGGALRNIPVGGGSRKTTKRSSSTLSKRSSAPSSSSAVSDPDPTRICTNPVDQDQRVLNIGGGSFSSLLASSGHFGTLLEGLNPSGSGLKMGEFVEGVSSDPGLNLDSGLNPDLQVQSNENSESFLGLQNGDSSCWNGTHGWSDLAIYTPGPSFQ, from the coding sequence ATGCAAGACCCAACAGCATTCCAAGGAGTGAAGCCACCCCAGTTTCCTGAacaagaacaactcaagtgtcCACGTTGTGACTCCAACAACACCAAATTCTGCTACTATAACAACTACAACCTCTCGCAGCCACgccacttttgcaagaactgCAGAAGGTACTGGACTAAAGGTGGCGCTTTGAGAAACATCCCTGTTGGGGGTGGAAGCAGAAAGACCACAAAACGTTCTTCATCAACCTTATCAAAACGCTCTTCTGCACCATCTTCTTCCTCTGCAGTTTCGGATCCTGACCCGACCCGGATTTGCACCAACCCGGTTGATCAAGATCAAAGGGTGCTCAACATTGGTGGTGGCAGTTTCAGTTCCCTTCTAGCTTCATCTGGGCACTTCGGAACCCTCTTGGAGGGTCTGAATCCATCTGGGTCGGGTCTCAAAATGGGTGAATTTGTGGAGGGCGTGAGTTCTGACCCGGGTCTGAATCTGGATTCGGGTCTAAACCCGGATTTGCAGGTTCAGAGCAATGAGAATTCAGAGAGTTTTCTAGGTTTGCAGAATGGTGATTCAAGCTGTTGGAATGGTACTCATGGTTGGTCTGATCTTGCAATATACACACCTGGCCCAAGTTTTCAATAG